A window of the Trichoplusia ni isolate ovarian cell line Hi5 chromosome 4, tn1, whole genome shotgun sequence genome harbors these coding sequences:
- the LOC113493533 gene encoding uncharacterized protein LOC113493533, which yields MYYYFVTKFIIMNFNNKVVLVTGGSSGIGAAIAIKFSAAGAKVAIVGRNETKLKAVVEKCNNPLVIIADMTKENDVKRIALETIAHFGRLDILVNNAGVASTESIKDANALESYNAVMATNVHSVVQLTHYLVPHIIATKGNIINISSVAAMMVSALVGFAYTTSKAALDHFTRSIASELASSGVRVNSVNPGPVKTDIDAKLGIAKEESDAFWENAGKSTPLKRVSDSEEIADLVLFLASDSARGITGSTFVSDNGLLVGAK from the coding sequence ATGTATTACTACTTCGTCACTAAGTTCATCATCATGAATTTCAACAATAAAGTTGTCCTCGTGACTGGTGGGAGCTCTGGTATTGGAGCCGCCATCGCTATCAAATTCTCTGCTGCCGGAGCTAAAGTAGCTATTGTGGGGCGCAACGAGACGAAGCTCAAAGCAGTTGTAGAGAAATGCAATAATCCCTTAGTCATAATAGCTGACATGACTAAAGAAAATGATGTTAAGAGAATTGCTTTGGAAACAATAGCACATTTTGGAAGACTCGACATCCTGGTAAATAACGCTGGAGTCGCGAGCACCGAAAGTATTAAAGACGCAAATGCCCTGGAGTCCTACAACGCAGTCATGGCGACAAACGTCCATTCTGTTGTTCAGCTCACACACTATCTTGTTCCTCATATCATAGCAACGAAAGGTAACATTATAAACATCTCAAGTGTCGCGGCTATGATGGTCAGTGCTCTGGTGGGTTTCGCTTACACCACATCTAAGGCTGCCTTAGATCATTTTACTCGATCGATTGCTTCTGAATTGGCATCGAGTGGAGTTCGTGTAAACTCAGTTAACCCAGGACCTGTGAAAACGGACATTGATGCAAAACTGGGAATCGCTAAAGAAGAATCAGACGCATTTTGGGAAAACGCTGGTAAATCTACACCACTGAAACGTGTTTCTGATTCAGAAGAAATTGCGGACTTGGTTCTGTTTTTGGCCAGTGACAGTGCTCGAGGCATTACTGGTTCCACTTTTGTAAGCGACAATGGTTTACTGGTTGGCGCAAAGTAA
- the LOC113493534 gene encoding uncharacterized protein LOC113493534, with protein MKFNNKVVLVTGGSSGIGASIAIQFSTFGASVAIVGRNQAKLKEVALKCNNPLVIVADVTKKQDVKRIVLETVVHFGKLDILVINVGTASQGSIMDENALESYDRIMATNLHAVVHLTHVAAPHIIATKGNIINISSITAMKVRSKAMFAYSTSKAGLDHFTRSVASELASTGVRVNTVSPGPVKTDIIQNMGVPKDQQATFFENVEASTALKRISESEEIADLVSFLASDSARGITGSVFVCDNGALIRAD; from the coding sequence atgaaattcaataataaagtaGTTCTTGTGACTGGCGGGAGCTCTGGTATTGGAGCCAGTATTGCCATTCAATTTTCTACATTCGGTGCCAGCGTAGCTATTGTGGGACGAAACCAGGCGAAGCTTAAAGAAGTGGCTCTAAAATGCAATAATCCGTTAGTCATAGTCGCTGATGTTACTAAAAAACAAGATGTGAAGAGAATTGTTTTGGAGACGGTGGTACATTTTGGAAAACTTGACATTTTGGTAATTAACGTTGGAACTGCGAGCCAAGGAAGTATTATGGACGAGAATGCTTTGGAAAGCTATGACAGAATAATGGCGACGAACCTCCATGCGGTCGTTCACCTCACACATGTCGCTGCTCCTCATATCATAGCCACGAAagggaatattataaacatctcAAGTATCACTGCAATGAAGGTTCGTTCTAAAGCCATGTTCGCTTACAGCACGTCCAAGGCTGGCTTGGATCATTTTACTAGATCCGTTGCTTCTGAATTAGCATCAACTGGTGTTCGTGTAAACACTGTTAGCCCCGGACCGGTGAAAACcgatattattcaaaatatggGCGTCCCTAAAGATCAACAAGCAACTTTTTTCGAAAACGTCGAGGCATCTACAGCACTAAAACGTATTTCTGAATCTGAAGAAATTGCTGACTTAGTTTCGTTTTTGGCGAGTGACAGCGCCAGAGGTATTACTGGGTCAGTGTTTGTTTGTGATAACGGAGCTTTAATTCGTGCTGATTAA